The proteins below are encoded in one region of Reichenbachiella sp. 5M10:
- a CDS encoding type II toxin-antitoxin system HipA family toxin: MVEIAEVKIWNEVVGAVQWIPDRQIALFEYDAKFIAKGWDLSPLLLPIANGARTYSFPELSGKTKEEKTTFKGLPGMLADALPDRYGNQLINLWLAQRGRPIDSMNPVEQLCFIGTRGMGALEFSPAHDIQSKSVDNLEISGLIEVAKKMLSAKDEFLTNLSKDEEQAMKDILKIGTSAGGARPKAVIAYDEKTGAVKSGQSKVPKGYEHWLLKLDGVSDAQFGAGQGWGRVEYAYYLMAQACGIEMSDCKLLEEGGRAHFMTKRFDRTGNEKHHVQTFCGIQHFDYKNLYSYSYEQLFQTMRALRLSYPEAEQMFRRMVFNVLATNCDDHTKNFSFRLKKDEKWTLSPAYDVCYSFDPTNSWVSQQTLSVNGKHTGITKKDFMTIAEANNIKKAEKTIDEIGRIIKNWQDFATEAKVNDERFNQIKTNLHDLVN, encoded by the coding sequence ATGGTAGAAATTGCCGAAGTGAAAATATGGAATGAAGTGGTTGGTGCGGTACAATGGATACCAGATCGCCAAATTGCCCTGTTTGAATATGATGCTAAGTTCATCGCTAAAGGATGGGATTTATCCCCCTTACTATTACCTATTGCTAACGGTGCAAGAACTTATAGTTTTCCAGAGCTATCAGGTAAAACAAAAGAAGAAAAAACAACCTTTAAAGGTTTGCCAGGAATGTTAGCAGATGCCCTTCCTGATAGGTATGGAAATCAGTTGATCAATCTATGGTTGGCACAAAGAGGTCGGCCTATAGATAGTATGAACCCAGTAGAGCAATTGTGTTTTATTGGAACTAGAGGAATGGGTGCATTGGAATTCAGTCCTGCCCACGATATTCAATCCAAATCAGTGGATAACTTGGAAATCAGTGGATTAATAGAAGTTGCTAAGAAAATGCTTTCGGCCAAGGATGAGTTTTTGACGAACCTAAGCAAGGATGAGGAACAGGCTATGAAGGATATCTTGAAGATCGGAACCTCGGCTGGAGGAGCAAGGCCAAAAGCGGTCATAGCTTACGATGAAAAAACAGGCGCAGTGAAGTCTGGTCAAAGCAAAGTGCCAAAAGGGTATGAGCATTGGCTATTGAAGTTGGATGGCGTAAGTGATGCACAGTTTGGAGCAGGGCAGGGATGGGGACGAGTAGAGTATGCATACTACTTAATGGCCCAGGCATGTGGTATTGAGATGTCTGATTGTAAATTGCTTGAAGAGGGTGGTCGAGCGCATTTTATGACCAAGAGGTTTGATAGAACAGGAAATGAAAAGCATCATGTCCAGACATTCTGCGGCATTCAGCATTTTGACTACAAGAACTTGTATAGCTACAGTTATGAACAGCTATTTCAAACGATGAGAGCACTCAGACTTAGCTATCCTGAAGCCGAGCAGATGTTTAGAAGAATGGTCTTCAATGTGTTGGCGACTAATTGTGATGACCATACCAAGAACTTTTCATTCAGACTCAAAAAGGATGAAAAGTGGACTTTGTCTCCAGCCTATGATGTCTGCTATTCTTTCGACCCGACGAATAGCTGGGTGAGTCAGCAGACATTGAGTGTCAATGGAAAGCATACTGGAATCACCAAAAAAGACTTCATGACCATTGCTGAAGCTAACAACATTAAGAAGGCAGAGAAAACGATTGATGAAATAGGTCGCATCATTAAAAACTGGCAGGACTTTGCCACAGAGGCAAAGGTAAATGATGAGCGGTTTAATCAGATAAAAACTAATCTTCATGATCTGGTTAATTAG
- a CDS encoding helix-turn-helix domain-containing protein: MDNPFQELYERLDRIEGLLVIVKENKVPAPEEDEERLLNVREAARYLGDAVATLYGRTSKNEIPFYKRGKKVYFKKSELLAWIEEGRVKSQSQIVSATHLQLDK; this comes from the coding sequence ATGGACAATCCCTTTCAAGAATTGTATGAGCGCCTCGATAGGATCGAAGGCTTACTAGTCATAGTCAAAGAAAACAAAGTGCCTGCGCCAGAAGAAGATGAAGAGCGACTACTCAATGTCCGCGAAGCAGCTCGATACCTTGGCGATGCTGTCGCCACTCTCTATGGTCGAACCAGTAAGAATGAGATCCCATTCTACAAACGAGGCAAGAAAGTATATTTCAAAAAGTCTGAACTCCTAGCCTGGATAGAAGAAGGTCGTGTAAAGAGTCAGTCTCAAATCGTTAGTGCAACACACTTACAACTGGATAAATGA
- a CDS encoding VOC family protein: MVAVSTYLNFSRNTEEAFSFYKSIFGGEFFGDGPMRFGDIPPQEGMLPMAEEDKNLIMDIELKILGCHNLTGTDAPESKGFQLNFGNNAYINLQPDIRVETKRLFDGVSKGGK; this comes from the coding sequence ATGGTAGCAGTAAGCACCTATCTCAATTTTTCTCGAAACACAGAGGAAGCATTCAGTTTTTATAAGTCCATTTTTGGAGGGGAATTCTTCGGAGATGGTCCTATGCGGTTTGGAGATATTCCTCCACAAGAAGGGATGCTTCCAATGGCCGAAGAGGACAAGAATCTAATCATGGATATCGAACTGAAAATATTGGGCTGTCACAACCTCACGGGGACAGACGCTCCTGAGTCGAAGGGGTTTCAATTGAATTTTGGAAACAATGCCTATATCAACCTCCAACCGGATATCCGTGTAGAAACCAAGCGTTTGTTTGATGGGGTATCCAAAGGCGGCAAGTGA
- a CDS encoding TonB-dependent receptor has protein sequence MAFIVTCSFPVIAQHTLSGQVKDSNGAALEFLNVYIQSLSHGTTTNEKGQFSLADIPAGEYELMISGVGYDTRLLQVVVPGNPVNVTMESGDFQLDEVTVEAKSETSLLREEPIQSVVIDTKVYASQPSTMIELMNRSAGVRVKQTGGLGSNASLSLNGFQGKAIKYFKDGIPMDYLGAGYNFSLVPVNMLERMEIYKGVLPVNLGADALGGGLNMVSRKSFKRYAEVSYEIASFNTHRLSLNAFYQNTDKHYFAGVDMYFNHSDNNYEVTAPVVNQDLGTIQDQKVNLFHNDFTQYFTEVYGGLTNLTWADELRISLSGFWIDRDNQYGSRMNQPFGASTSRQYSVIPTVRYQKRLLNDRLTVDQFLVANTITVEQVDTLRGTYTWLQEFIPSDSRKGEITTQGSAAQTKFSLFTSRTNMSYELSDKHKVEVNGVYTSSKRVGRDSLGLTLVASGRDLLSVPAYYNKLVVSAGLETKLIHDRLTNNLIIKYFQSNVEGVDGDFYGNETEQSAMNNRWGVAEALKFNLSDDSFLRLSAEAATRLPEQDEVFGDGNLHVSNLALKPERSMNINAGYRSSTSKYSLELNSFYRITRDLILNVPYNFLFNRNENVDNVKGLGVEVDVTAHLQRWLSINGNMTYQDFRVFDTDNAALEGAKLRNTPFFFANLGLNCNFNKLFGTKDRFQSYWFYTFVRQYYLDYIPKDKEPDGFLGLWGDAQFDAPNIIPNQNLHTAGITYYPMGDALTVGLQVKNVFDAQVFDNFKIQNAGRSYHLKLTYILN, from the coding sequence GTGGCATTCATAGTTACTTGTTCCTTTCCAGTGATCGCGCAGCATACGCTCAGTGGTCAAGTGAAGGACAGCAACGGAGCAGCACTTGAGTTTCTTAATGTCTATATCCAAAGTCTTTCCCACGGTACCACAACCAATGAAAAAGGTCAATTCAGTCTTGCAGACATCCCTGCAGGAGAATACGAATTGATGATTTCGGGAGTAGGCTATGATACGCGCCTGCTGCAGGTAGTTGTCCCGGGCAATCCAGTGAATGTGACAATGGAAAGTGGCGATTTTCAACTGGATGAGGTCACTGTTGAAGCCAAGTCAGAAACGAGCCTTCTGCGAGAGGAGCCTATCCAGTCAGTAGTCATAGATACCAAGGTATATGCCAGCCAGCCCTCCACGATGATCGAGCTAATGAATCGCTCGGCTGGGGTACGTGTGAAACAAACAGGAGGACTAGGGTCTAATGCTAGTCTTTCGCTCAATGGCTTTCAGGGCAAGGCGATCAAATATTTCAAAGACGGCATACCGATGGATTATCTAGGGGCAGGATACAATTTTTCGCTGGTACCTGTCAATATGCTGGAACGCATGGAAATCTACAAGGGTGTACTACCCGTCAATCTAGGGGCAGATGCACTCGGTGGTGGACTGAATATGGTCAGCCGAAAGTCTTTCAAACGCTATGCTGAGGTTTCCTACGAAATCGCTTCCTTCAACACGCATCGTTTATCACTCAATGCTTTTTATCAAAACACGGACAAGCATTATTTCGCAGGTGTGGATATGTACTTCAATCACTCTGACAATAACTATGAAGTGACAGCACCTGTGGTGAATCAGGATTTAGGGACAATACAAGATCAAAAAGTCAATTTGTTTCACAATGACTTCACTCAATACTTTACGGAAGTATATGGTGGCCTGACCAATTTGACTTGGGCGGATGAATTGAGGATCAGTCTGTCTGGATTTTGGATTGACCGAGACAACCAGTATGGATCCAGGATGAATCAGCCGTTTGGCGCGTCCACCAGTCGCCAATACTCTGTGATACCTACAGTCCGATATCAGAAGCGCTTACTCAATGACCGACTGACTGTCGACCAGTTCTTAGTGGCCAATACCATCACGGTTGAGCAAGTGGACACCCTACGCGGCACCTACACTTGGCTGCAGGAATTTATCCCAAGTGATTCCCGAAAGGGTGAAATAACTACTCAGGGATCTGCTGCTCAAACAAAATTCTCCCTTTTCACCAGCCGAACCAATATGAGCTATGAACTAAGTGACAAGCATAAGGTAGAAGTAAATGGCGTATATACATCCTCGAAGCGCGTAGGTCGGGATTCACTTGGTCTCACATTAGTGGCATCAGGTCGTGATTTGCTATCTGTACCTGCCTACTACAACAAACTGGTGGTATCTGCTGGACTGGAAACCAAGCTCATACATGACCGATTAACCAACAATTTGATTATCAAATATTTTCAATCCAACGTCGAAGGGGTAGATGGCGATTTTTACGGCAATGAAACCGAACAGTCTGCCATGAACAATAGATGGGGTGTAGCAGAGGCGCTTAAATTCAACCTGTCGGATGATTCTTTTTTGAGGCTATCAGCGGAGGCTGCCACTCGTCTTCCTGAGCAAGATGAGGTATTTGGCGATGGAAACCTACACGTGTCCAATCTAGCACTGAAACCCGAAAGAAGCATGAATATCAATGCGGGGTACCGGTCTTCTACCTCAAAATACTCACTGGAGTTAAATTCATTTTACCGAATTACACGTGATTTGATTCTAAATGTCCCTTACAACTTTCTGTTTAACCGAAACGAAAACGTAGATAATGTCAAAGGTCTAGGTGTAGAAGTAGATGTCACGGCCCACCTACAGCGATGGCTTAGTATCAATGGCAACATGACCTATCAGGATTTCAGAGTTTTTGATACGGACAATGCCGCATTAGAGGGAGCTAAACTGAGGAATACGCCCTTTTTCTTTGCTAACCTAGGCTTGAACTGCAATTTCAACAAGCTGTTTGGCACGAAAGATCGATTTCAGTCTTACTGGTTTTACACCTTCGTGAGACAATATTACCTTGATTACATACCCAAAGACAAAGAGCCTGATGGGTTTCTTGGACTATGGGGAGATGCTCAATTCGATGCGCCCAACATTATTCCCAATCAAAATCTTCACACAGCTGGTATCACCTACTATCCAATGGGTGACGCACTGACCGTAGGCTTGCAAGTGAAAAACGTGTTTGATGCGCAAGTCTTTGACAATTTCAAGATTCAGAATGCCGGCCGAAGCTATCACCTAAAGCTTACTTACATTTTAAATTAA
- a CDS encoding PepSY domain-containing protein encodes MSISKKAVRVWFEIHKWTSLICTVFLLLLCLTGLPLIFHEEIEHLMGEEPEAIVMPADTPKMALDSIVMKAKEARPDEVVRFVFLGGDLPNVVTVFMADSISAPPDNANMVSMDDRTGQILAQPKFNEGFMYIMFKLHVDLFAGIPGKLFLGFMGLLFVIAIVSGLMLYSPIMKKYDFGMVRTEKSPRIKWLDLHNVLGVVTVAWALVVGLTGVINTTSDIVLGMWQQGQLAEMIAPYKDAEPLTGAYSSLDAAVDVALAAAPGMSTSIVAFPGTVFTSKHHYAVFVKGQTPLTERLVKPALIDAKTGELTDMRAMPWYINAIFISQPLHFGDYGGLPLKIIWTVFDLITIVVLISGLYLWVVRRKAQSTQIKRLEELEEEKTLEPAI; translated from the coding sequence ATGAGCATCTCCAAAAAAGCGGTCAGGGTGTGGTTCGAAATCCATAAGTGGACGAGCTTGATATGCACGGTGTTTCTACTGTTACTTTGTCTTACTGGTTTGCCACTGATCTTTCATGAAGAAATCGAACACTTGATGGGCGAAGAGCCAGAGGCGATTGTCATGCCAGCAGATACACCCAAGATGGCGCTTGATAGCATCGTCATGAAAGCCAAAGAAGCACGCCCAGACGAGGTAGTTCGATTCGTTTTTTTAGGTGGTGATCTACCTAATGTAGTAACGGTATTTATGGCGGACTCGATAAGTGCCCCCCCAGACAATGCCAACATGGTTTCCATGGACGACAGAACGGGTCAAATACTCGCTCAACCCAAGTTCAACGAAGGTTTCATGTACATCATGTTCAAACTTCATGTCGATCTATTTGCAGGCATTCCGGGCAAATTGTTTTTGGGTTTTATGGGGCTGCTCTTTGTTATCGCCATTGTTTCGGGATTGATGCTGTACAGTCCTATTATGAAAAAGTATGACTTTGGCATGGTCAGAACAGAGAAGTCTCCCCGAATCAAATGGCTGGATCTGCACAACGTCCTAGGGGTGGTCACCGTCGCATGGGCGCTGGTCGTAGGCCTCACTGGAGTGATCAATACCACCTCAGACATCGTACTGGGTATGTGGCAGCAAGGGCAACTGGCTGAGATGATCGCCCCCTACAAAGACGCAGAACCACTGACAGGAGCATATAGTTCCTTGGATGCAGCTGTCGACGTAGCGTTAGCTGCTGCTCCCGGCATGTCGACATCCATTGTTGCATTTCCTGGAACGGTATTTACAAGCAAGCATCATTATGCTGTATTTGTCAAAGGTCAGACACCATTGACCGAAAGGCTCGTCAAACCCGCCCTCATCGATGCAAAAACTGGCGAGTTGACCGATATGCGCGCCATGCCCTGGTATATCAATGCCATATTTATATCACAACCCCTACATTTTGGGGATTATGGAGGACTGCCATTGAAAATTATTTGGACCGTTTTTGACCTCATCACCATAGTCGTACTGATCAGTGGATTGTATCTGTGGGTAGTCCGTAGAAAAGCACAATCAACCCAAATCAAGAGACTTGAGGAGCTAGAAGAAGAAAAAACATTAGAACCCGCAATTTAA
- a CDS encoding VapE domain-containing protein, which translates to MLEHKDIQKNDGEKKKHHILEVKDYLDLKYEFRRNDLTLEVEYRKVEDDKFKLLDEARINSIWIDLQVDGFKISDSVLIKILNSHLVRNHHPLKSYFKGLPAHDGIDYIQKLAESVEIDEATIENIHLKDLWKPYLQKWLVGSVATVLGRGTNQLCLILAGGQGVGKTTWLNRLCPKGLEDFLICSHINPSLTDNTTANYLAEKWFVNIDDQLETIFGKDFNSMKAIITAPFVTNRKTWHKFSRKRDRVCSFMGSVNNTQFLSDTENRRYLVFKVNTVHFDHNIDMVKVWSQALHLLDQGFPFWFQQEEMRVLNSVNNLFRQNSPEEDWLIRLFEPCTADNPQATFLMPSEILTKMNAYSNMKLSIRKLNMAMEKLGFIHKVSKRIHGQPRYVHPVIEHLNGNDSQYQHGLRHED; encoded by the coding sequence ATGCTTGAACACAAAGACATTCAGAAAAATGATGGTGAGAAAAAGAAGCACCACATACTGGAGGTAAAGGACTACCTTGATCTCAAATATGAGTTTCGAAGAAATGACTTGACACTAGAGGTAGAGTATCGAAAGGTAGAGGATGACAAATTCAAACTACTGGATGAAGCTCGAATCAACTCTATATGGATAGACCTACAGGTAGACGGTTTCAAAATATCGGATTCTGTCCTAATCAAAATACTCAACTCACACCTAGTACGAAATCATCATCCATTGAAATCCTACTTCAAGGGTTTGCCAGCACATGACGGGATTGATTATATCCAGAAGCTGGCAGAAAGTGTTGAAATTGATGAAGCCACTATCGAGAACATCCATTTAAAAGACCTCTGGAAGCCCTATTTACAAAAATGGTTGGTGGGAAGTGTAGCTACGGTACTAGGCAGAGGAACCAATCAATTATGTTTGATACTAGCCGGTGGCCAAGGTGTAGGAAAAACCACTTGGCTGAATCGATTATGTCCAAAAGGGCTAGAAGACTTTCTGATTTGCTCCCATATCAATCCATCCTTAACCGACAACACCACTGCCAACTATTTGGCTGAAAAATGGTTTGTGAACATAGATGATCAGCTAGAAACCATTTTCGGGAAGGACTTCAATAGCATGAAGGCCATCATCACTGCTCCTTTTGTAACTAATAGAAAGACCTGGCATAAGTTCAGTCGCAAAAGAGATCGCGTCTGCAGCTTCATGGGAAGCGTCAATAATACTCAGTTCTTATCGGATACCGAAAATCGCAGATACCTTGTCTTCAAAGTAAACACTGTCCATTTTGATCATAATATTGACATGGTCAAAGTCTGGTCACAGGCATTGCACTTGTTGGACCAGGGCTTTCCATTTTGGTTTCAGCAGGAAGAAATGCGCGTATTGAATTCAGTCAATAACCTGTTCAGGCAGAACTCCCCTGAGGAGGACTGGCTCATACGCTTGTTTGAACCCTGTACAGCTGATAATCCCCAAGCCACCTTCTTAATGCCATCAGAGATCCTAACCAAAATGAATGCTTATTCCAACATGAAGCTTTCAATCAGAAAGTTGAATATGGCCATGGAGAAGCTAGGATTCATTCACAAGGTATCAAAGAGAATACATGGACAACCTCGATATGTCCACCCAGTCATTGAGCACCTCAATGGCAATGATAGCCAGTATCAACACGGTCTTCGCCACGAAGATTAG
- a CDS encoding helix-turn-helix domain-containing protein, giving the protein MTDKSYIDWHQMSDKALGEVIGNFINHHRLQQNLSQEEVSSRASISRSTLSLLEKGEKVNVGTLIQVLRVLNLLYVFDMFKVEQQISPIAALKAASKQRQKASPSKNIEQKKDDLGW; this is encoded by the coding sequence ATGACTGATAAATCATACATTGATTGGCATCAAATGAGTGATAAGGCATTGGGTGAGGTAATTGGTAATTTTATAAATCACCACAGACTTCAACAGAACCTTTCACAAGAAGAAGTTTCATCACGTGCTTCAATTAGTCGCTCTACACTGAGTCTGCTAGAAAAAGGTGAAAAAGTAAATGTAGGAACATTGATTCAAGTGTTAAGGGTACTCAATCTTTTGTACGTATTTGATATGTTCAAAGTAGAGCAACAGATTAGCCCAATAGCAGCATTGAAGGCAGCTAGTAAGCAACGACAGAAAGCCTCACCAAGCAAGAATATTGAACAAAAAAAGGATGATTTAGGATGGTAG